The Flammeovirga pectinis genomic interval AGATTTAGAAGAAAGAATTGGTAATATCTATCTAGGTTACAATCATAATAACGATCCTGTCTTTGTAAAAGATTTAGATATTCAGGGGGCAATGGCTGTTCTTTTAAAAGATGCAATTCATCCTAACTTAGTACAAACTACAGAGAATTCTCCGGCATTTATACATGGAGGTCCTTTTGCAAATATTGCTCATGGTTGTAACTCTGTTCTTGCTACTAAAATGGCTATGCAACATGCAGATTATACCATAACAGAGGCAGGGTTTGGGGCAGATCTAGGTGCTGAAAAGTTCTTTAATATTAAATGTAGAAATGCAGGTTTAAATCCAGACTTAACTGTAATAGTGGCAACATCACAGGCGTTAAAATTACATGGCGGTGTTGCTTTAGAAGATATAAAATCACCTAATTTGGTAGGGCTTAAAGAAGGTATGCTAAACCTTGAACGCCATATAGAAAATATGAAAGGTTTTGGGCAAACGGTTTTAGTTACTTTTAATCAGTATTCTTTTGATACGGATGAGGAAATGGAATTTGTAGCATCTTGGTGTAAAGAACGTGATGTAGAATTTGCCATAAATGATAGCTTTGCCAAAGGGGGAAAAGGTGCAGTTGATTTAGCTCAGAAAGTAATTGACTTAATTGAAACAAAACCTTCTGGACCTTTACAATTTACCTACGAACTAGATGATTCTATCTACAATAAATTGGATAAAATTGCGAAGAAGATTTATAGAGCAGATGGAATTAAATTAGATAATAAAGCATTAAAGAAATTGAAACGCATTGAGAAATACGGCATGGGTAATTTACCCGTTTGTATTGCAAAAACACAAAGTTCTTTTACAGACGATGCAAAAATACTTGGAGCACCAAATGGTGGATTCCATATTCATTTCGAAGATTTATTGATTAATAATGGAGCTGGTTTTATTGTAGCTAGGGCAGGGAGTATTATGCGAATGCCTGGTTTACCACGTGTACCTCAAGCAAATAAAATAAAGTTTGTTGATGGTAATATTGAAGGATTAAGCTAAAATAAAAAAGAGCGTTGATATCTAAATCAACGCTCTTTTTTGTAGTAAAAGATAACTACTTAACTATATTTTATCTGAAGGTATTTGATTGTACCTTCTATATCTCTTGATCTAATTGGTTCCCCGAGTGCTTCGAATTTCCAATTACCATCTAATTTATACAATCTTCCCATTATCATGGATACATATCCTGAAAATTCTTGATCAGATGATAAATTAAATGTAGCCAATATCTCGTTCTTAGTATACATTCTTACTTCTGAAAAAGGAATTGTAGCAAAGTCCTGTTTTTTGTAAGAGTTAAGGTATAAAAATATTTGATCTATATCAGGCTGTACTTCATCAAGGTGAATTTGGATTGTCTCGTTGTCTAAACCATCATCTTCGCCATCATCACCTTCTAGGTCATCGCCTGTATGTGTAACAGCACCATCAGGAGAGGTTAACTCGTTATAATAGACAGTATAAATTTCATTCATTTCTTTATCGAATGCACTTATACTCGCGTCTAAATCAACATTTACTTTGTGGTTTATTAAACCAAATAAAGCTTTACCTTGTATAGCTCCCCAATTTACGCCTACTCTTAAAAAATCTAACTTATTGCCGTCTTTCTTCATTAAAGAAATTTTACTTCCTTTAGAGAGTGATATTCCGGACTTTTTTGTTAGTGATGTATTCATACTTGCAATGATATTTATCTATGTGCTAATTTATTAGAGGACAATAGTGTGCTTATTTAAGCATATTTATCAACATAACCTTGTAATCCAATTTTAGATCCTATGCCAGAGGCAACAAAGTTCCATTCTTTTCCATTTCTGATAAGACGACCAAATTCCATATCTGTTACACTCTTAAAGTTATCATCGTCTAAATTATAACGAATAATTTCTCTTTGTGTATCAATATCTACAATTCTGATATACGCATTTGATAGCATACCAAAGTGATGTCTTAAAACATCTGCATTGTGTATAGATGCAACAAATACAAGTTCAGTAACAGCATCGGATATTTTAGATAAATGAGCAAGGATCATTTCGTCATCACCTTCACCTTTACCTGTTCTATTATCACCTGTATGCTCAATGCTATTATCAGGTGATTTTAAATTATTAAAAAAAACAAAGAATTCATCTGCAGGTAATTTTCCAGTTTTATCAATCATAAAAACTGAAGCATCTAGGTCTACAGTGTTGCCTGGAACCATATCCCAACCAAGACCAACCATTATTTTATCTAGGTTTCCATCATCTTTAGAAAGATTGAACCTTCCACCTTTTTTTAAGGAAATACTCATAATACGCTCGTGAATAGAAGTTAATTAAGTCTGTTTAATGAACGAATAAGTTAGATTAAAGTTGTAGTTTAACAGAAGAAAATCTTCATAGTAATATAGAGCAACCTACTATTTTATTCGTTTTTGAAGTTTTAGATAAGTAATTTTTCTTGTTAGATACTTTACTTATATATAAATATAGAAATTCAGTTTATTTTTTATTGAAAAAATTATCAATTTTCTGATCATTGACTGTTTTTTCCTTTTTATCAAAAAAGTTGTTGATAAGGCTATTATCAGTCTCTTCTTTTTTAGGAATACTATCTTCAGTAAAGAAATCATTTATTTTATTCGAAGAGTTTTCTTCTGCAATAGAAGTATCTAGCATCTGATTTATCTCTAATTCTAGTAGATCATTTTCTTCATAAACTTTATCATCTAAAAGTTTATTGCTTAAATCTTCAAGAAAAGCTTTTACATCAAATACCTTTTCTTCTGGGTGTCCTTTTATCTGAATAACCTTAGCAGAAATGGCTTCAATTTGGAAGTCTATTGTAGAAATATCACAAGCAAACTGTACAATTTCAGTTTCTAATTGCTCAATAATATCGTTGTACTTTTTTATTTCAGACTTTAAGGTATTCCCGTATTCATTCAATTGCATAGCTTTACTACGGCTATTTTGCTCTAGTTTTGCTTTAATGTCAAAATCATTTTTTAGGATATGCTTTTTTACAATTTCACTTTTTTCTTCTAATTGTCTACACTGGTTTTTTGCTTTTAAGTGATAGCTAACCGTTAAAGATTTTTGTGTCTTTAACTCGCGTAAACTACTATTCAAATCCATAACAGGAGAAGAATGCTTCTTAGAGTTGATAATTTGTTTAAAGCGGTTCCACATAAGACAGCAATAGGAAAGTATTAAATGAGTTTCTTCTACACGCTACAGTTTATTAAGCTCTTCACGTAATTTGAGTAAAGCATTATGATGTTTGGCAGTTTCTTCGTAACCAACATCAACAATTTCACTCAGTTTATCTGGATGTGTATCGAAAGTGTTAAAATTAATCAAATCTTGTGGGAAAATCGCTATGTCACAGTCATTTAATTTATGAAGTTCCTCTTTGTCTCCCTTTAAAGATAAAGCTCTTAAGGCTATTTTTTGAACACTATTCAGTTCATTTTTATCATATGTTCTAATAGGTGATACATAAACGCCAATAACTTTTTCGCATTTATTTCTGATAACATCTAAAGGAAAGTGATTTAGAATTCCTCCATCACTGTAGATAATATCATCAATTTCCATTGGAGAAAATACAAAAGGATATGCTGAAGAAGCAAGAACGGCATCAACAATAGAGCCTTTACTAAATACTTTTTCTTCTGCATTTTGCATATCAGTAGCCACTACAAAGAGGTCTTTTTCACAGGCTTCAAAATCATCTTCTTTAAGAATAGTCTTAAAATCATCTTTTAAAGAAATAGGATTGATAATTCCTTTAAATGTCATGTGAGGCTTAAAAAAGGCTCTCTTTTTCCAATTGAATAAATCAGTTTTAATAAAAAAATCTTGGATTTCTGTAAGTGGAGTTCCATATGCATACATAGAACCAACAATTGATCCCGCACTGGTGCCAGCAACTGCATCTGGAACAATGCCTAATTCTTTAAGGTAAAATAAAACACCAATATGTGCTAAACCTTTTGCTCCACCACCAGACAAAACTAAACCTAGTTTGTAAGGTTTTTTATTACTTGTGCTCATTTATTAAATCTTCTAAGTTAGAAACAATGCTAGTTCTAAGTGAAACTAATTCGTTATATTTTTCTTTATTAAAAAGTGATAAAGAAAAGATTCTACTATCTGAAGCAACCTTTTTATAAAAGTGATACATAAAGAAAGAAAGATATGTTAGTATAGGAAATACTAAGAATATACAGAAATTAGTTATGCCATTTATTGCTAGAAATTGATTTAGGATGTAGATATATAGACCATAAAAGATAGGGTAGAATAGACCACATAAAGTAATCATGTTTGCTCCCCAAACTTCTATTTCATCAGATGATTTTCGCCCTAAATATTTGGATAATTTATACGGTGTATAGTTAATTAACCAACCTACTATGTAAACAGGGAAAACAGTTAGAGCAAATATAAAATTTAATATAAAGTGCACTACTTTTTTATTCCCTGAAGCAGATTTCCATAAACTTTGATCGCTTATTTTATAATCTGCTAAAAGGGTATTGTACTTCGTAATTTTATTGTCGATACTTTGAATAGTACTTTTACTAGAGTTGTTTATAATTTCAACTCCTTTTTTAAGATTATCAAAATATCTTTTTAGAGATTTCTTTCTTTCCCACCCATTAATAGGCTCTTCGTTTAGCATTACCAAAGCACTTTTAAGATTATCTTCCTCTTCTAAATCATTGAGAGTAAAATATCTTTCTAAAAGACGCTCTTTAATAATACCTGTTACTCTCTTTGTTGCTTTATTGGGGTTCTCTTTATATTCTGCTTGGTAGTCTTTAATACATATTGCAGGTGCAACATCTATAGAAACACTAGGAAGTAATTGTGTTGCATGTGTATAATTTAAAGCTACAGGTACAATATGAACTCCTAAATTAAAATCGTTACTTTCTTCTGCTTCAAAACCAATACGTGCCGTACCAGATTTTAAAGGTCGTAACTTTCGTTCCCAAATACTTGTTCCCTCTGTAAAAATTAAAAGGCATTGATTTTTCTCTAACGTTTTCACACAATTAGAAAACATACTTTTATTAGAAAAACCTTTGCCTTGTGGTCCGTCTTGTTTACGAACAACTGGTATCATGTTTAATTTACCGAAAAACCACTTTTTAAAAGGAGAATTAAAAACCGTAGACTTTGTTAGAAAATGAAGTGGCCTTTTAAAAGTTGTTCCCATTACTACAGCATCCATATGCATAAGAGGATGTGTAACTGCAAAAATGAGTGGTTTATCTTTTGGAATATTTTCCCAACCGTTTTTTTCTACTTTATAAAATACAAGGTTAGTATAGATGTTTTTTATTATGCTTTTTATAAATGAGTATAATGTAAAGTTCATACGGAGTAGCTTTAAGAATTTACTATAGAGAGAATTTCTTTTAATTCTTGCTCTTTCAGAATTTGAATACCTTTTCCTTGTTGGTTTAAAGAACTTACTTTCTGTAATTTACTTGGTCCAGGGTCTTCCCCAACCATCACTAAATTAGTCTGACCAGATATATTTGTATTTATTTTAGCGCCTAAACCTTTTAAAATAGTCGCTAATTCTAATCTATCCCAAGCATCAAAAACACCTGTAATAACAACTTTTTGTCTGTAAAAAGGACTATCAGGGTCGGCATTATCAAAATCAGGTCTTAATATTTCTCCCGATAGTTGAGTGCGGTATGGTGCAGTTTTTTTCTTCTTTTTAAAAGGATTTTTCTCAAAAACAGGAAGTTGCTTTTCAGAAAGTAACTCAATATACATTTTTGCACATGCTTCTGCATCTGCTAGAGCATCGTGGTGTTTTAATTCCCAACCATACGTATAGCAAATATCATCTAAAGCAGCACCTGTGAGTTTATAAGTACAGTCGTAGTCAAATGTAGGAATATCGAGATCATACAGTTCTAGTGTTTGTTCTAGTGCAGACACATCAAAACCAGCATTATGAGCAACAATAAGTTGACCTTCAATATAGGGCTTCATCTCGTCCCAGATATCAAATAAGCTAGGTGCATTGGCCGTCATTTCTGCCGTAATTCCATGAATTGTAGTATTAAAAGCATGGTACCTATTATCGGGCGGACGAATTAATGATTCGTACCTGTCTATAATAACACCATTCTTTACACGTACAATACCCACTTGGCAAATACTCCATCTAGCACCGTGTGCCGTTTCAAAATCTATTGCTGTAAACTCCATTTATTCTATTTCCTCTTCTGAACCCCCAAAGTTCAGCATTTCTTTTGATCATTAGTAATGAACTTAATCAGCAAATGTAAGTATTAAGAAAGATTAAGTTGTATTTTAATTTAAACAAAAAAAATCACCTTACTTTTTTTGGTAAGGTGATCATTAGAAATGTATTCAATACTACATTTACTGCTGAATATATCTTTTTACTACTTTTTCATTTCCTGATTGAATAATTATTAAATAATTACCAGGGTATAAAGTTGTTCTAGTTTCTAAATTATACAATAAACTTTCTGGAGAGTCTTTAATTGTATCTTGGTAGATCATTCTTCCAGATTTATCAATTACACTAAGTTCAATACTGTTTCCTAGCGATAAACCATCTATTTGTATTTTAGAACTTTCTGTTGATGGGTTAGGAAATACATTGGCTGTTAATGTTTTCTCTACTCCGTTTGGAAAAACAGTTAACGGACCAAACTCTTCGTAAGCTTCATCAAAATCAACCTGTACCAATTTATAGTAGGTAACAGCGGTTAATAAATCGTTATCTACAAATTTATAATCTCTTTTTACATTAGAATTACCTGCAGCTTCTATAGTTGCTAGTACCTCCCAATTTCTTTTATCGTTAGATCGCATTACATCAAAATGAGATGCATTTTGTTCTGATGCTGTAGACCAAGTAAGTGTTGTGTTGTTTGGATTTACTGTTGCTTCGAAAGAGATTAGTTCTACTGGGAGGTCTGTAACATAGTTTGGACCAAGCTCATTAGTAAGAATAGTTGTTAAATCAGGCTTGTCCTCGTATTCAGTAATATCATTTTCTATAGCAGCATTTCCAGTAACGTCATTTACATTTACTGAAACATCACTTACAGTACCATTTACATATGGTAACCTAGCCTTATTTGTACCTGTGATTGTACCTGATCCAGTTACATTACCTAAAATTATTAAGGATGGAGCTTCACCACTTTCACTTCCTCCTCCATTTATTGTAATACTCCCTGAGTTACTAAAAATAACATTTCCTCTTATAATAAGAACTGAATATTGATCAAGAATAAGGGATGAATTATTAATGTATAAATCACCTTCAATTATACTATAGATATCTTCAAAATGTGCGTCATTTACTTTTGTGTTTGTCGTAATTACATTTAAAGTGGCTGAATTTTGAATAGTTACATCTCCACTATTTTTATCTTTGTCACTTCTGTACACGTCTGAGTCAGAATTTCCACTTTTACCAATTGTACTTGAAAAACCATCATAGATATCAAATACTAATCCTTCTTGAGCTAAAAGTTTTTTTTGCGGATGAAAAAATGAAATTATTAATAATAATGTAAAGAATTTATGCATAATGTAATATTTAAAGTCTAAGTCGTATTTTTTTAGAAGATTCAAAGTTTAATTTCTTCCTTGGGTAACGTAATATTGGGGAATTAGGCTTAGAATATATTACTGTTTATTCCAATTATGAAGAAGAATCTTTATTAAGTGCAAATAAACGTAAACTAATTTTACTTTCAAATTGTTTTACTAACTATTATTTAGTTGATGTAGGTTTTTCTTGTAGGATGGTAAATTATTTGGAACTTTTTGCTTACCAGGCATTTAAGTGAATTTTCGTTCATTAATTTATAATGTTATAGGATTGTTGAAAATATTCTTTTTTAAGCCAATTTTCTCATATACCAATCTTTTGATTTATCTTACTATCTCATCTTTCAATCAATAAAACTATTATGCAAATTATTATTTCTATTCTAATTGTTATTGTCGCTCTTTTACATCTTTATTTTCTTTATTTTGAAATGTTTGCTTGGGAAACAAAAGGGAGAAAAGTATTTAATAAATTCCCTAAAGAGCTATTTGCTAGCACTAAAGAAATGGCTGCAAACCAAGGGTTGTATAATGGTTTTTTGGCAGCGGGTTTAATTTGGTCACTATTTATTACATCTGTAGAATGGGCTGATAACGTAGCATTATTCTTTTTAAGTTGCGTTACAGTGGCAGGGCTTTATGGGGCATATTCAGTAGATAAAAAGATATTCTTTATACAAGGGATTCCTGCCGTAATTACAATTCTATTAATTGTGT includes:
- a CDS encoding formate--tetrahydrofolate ligase; protein product: MKSDIEIARSTILKKIIEVGNGIGIADENIIPYGHYMAKVPYEVINQEEIKKKKLILVTAITPTRAGIGKTTTSVGLALGLQKLGKNAIPALREPSLGVCFGMKGGAAGGGHAQVLPMEDINLHFTGDFHAVTSANNMISALVDNHQHFERASGKQLKSINWRRVLDVNDRTLRQIVTGLGGIGNGDVAEAGFDITPASELMAILCLAESKEDLEERIGNIYLGYNHNNDPVFVKDLDIQGAMAVLLKDAIHPNLVQTTENSPAFIHGGPFANIAHGCNSVLATKMAMQHADYTITEAGFGADLGAEKFFNIKCRNAGLNPDLTVIVATSQALKLHGGVALEDIKSPNLVGLKEGMLNLERHIENMKGFGQTVLVTFNQYSFDTDEEMEFVASWCKERDVEFAINDSFAKGGKGAVDLAQKVIDLIETKPSGPLQFTYELDDSIYNKLDKIAKKIYRADGIKLDNKALKKLKRIEKYGMGNLPVCIAKTQSSFTDDAKILGAPNGGFHIHFEDLLINNGAGFIVARAGSIMRMPGLPRVPQANKIKFVDGNIEGLS
- a CDS encoding TerD family protein, yielding MNTSLTKKSGISLSKGSKISLMKKDGNKLDFLRVGVNWGAIQGKALFGLINHKVNVDLDASISAFDKEMNEIYTVYYNELTSPDGAVTHTGDDLEGDDGEDDGLDNETIQIHLDEVQPDIDQIFLYLNSYKKQDFATIPFSEVRMYTKNEILATFNLSSDQEFSGYVSMIMGRLYKLDGNWKFEALGEPIRSRDIEGTIKYLQIKYS
- a CDS encoding TerD family protein; protein product: MSISLKKGGRFNLSKDDGNLDKIMVGLGWDMVPGNTVDLDASVFMIDKTGKLPADEFFVFFNNLKSPDNSIEHTGDNRTGKGEGDDEMILAHLSKISDAVTELVFVASIHNADVLRHHFGMLSNAYIRIVDIDTQREIIRYNLDDDNFKSVTDMEFGRLIRNGKEWNFVASGIGSKIGLQGYVDKYA
- a CDS encoding patatin-like phospholipase family protein; translation: MSTSNKKPYKLGLVLSGGGAKGLAHIGVLFYLKELGIVPDAVAGTSAGSIVGSMYAYGTPLTEIQDFFIKTDLFNWKKRAFFKPHMTFKGIINPISLKDDFKTILKEDDFEACEKDLFVVATDMQNAEEKVFSKGSIVDAVLASSAYPFVFSPMEIDDIIYSDGGILNHFPLDVIRNKCEKVIGVYVSPIRTYDKNELNSVQKIALRALSLKGDKEELHKLNDCDIAIFPQDLINFNTFDTHPDKLSEIVDVGYEETAKHHNALLKLREELNKL
- a CDS encoding 1-acyl-sn-glycerol-3-phosphate acyltransferase, with protein sequence MNFTLYSFIKSIIKNIYTNLVFYKVEKNGWENIPKDKPLIFAVTHPLMHMDAVVMGTTFKRPLHFLTKSTVFNSPFKKWFFGKLNMIPVVRKQDGPQGKGFSNKSMFSNCVKTLEKNQCLLIFTEGTSIWERKLRPLKSGTARIGFEAEESNDFNLGVHIVPVALNYTHATQLLPSVSIDVAPAICIKDYQAEYKENPNKATKRVTGIIKERLLERYFTLNDLEEEDNLKSALVMLNEEPINGWERKKSLKRYFDNLKKGVEIINNSSKSTIQSIDNKITKYNTLLADYKISDQSLWKSASGNKKVVHFILNFIFALTVFPVYIVGWLINYTPYKLSKYLGRKSSDEIEVWGANMITLCGLFYPIFYGLYIYILNQFLAINGITNFCIFLVFPILTYLSFFMYHFYKKVASDSRIFSLSLFNKEKYNELVSLRTSIVSNLEDLINEHK
- a CDS encoding exonuclease domain-containing protein gives rise to the protein MEFTAIDFETAHGARWSICQVGIVRVKNGVIIDRYESLIRPPDNRYHAFNTTIHGITAEMTANAPSLFDIWDEMKPYIEGQLIVAHNAGFDVSALEQTLELYDLDIPTFDYDCTYKLTGAALDDICYTYGWELKHHDALADAEACAKMYIELLSEKQLPVFEKNPFKKKKKTAPYRTQLSGEILRPDFDNADPDSPFYRQKVVITGVFDAWDRLELATILKGLGAKINTNISGQTNLVMVGEDPGPSKLQKVSSLNQQGKGIQILKEQELKEILSIVNS
- a CDS encoding T9SS type A sorting domain-containing protein, translating into MHKFFTLLLIISFFHPQKKLLAQEGLVFDIYDGFSSTIGKSGNSDSDVYRSDKDKNSGDVTIQNSATLNVITTNTKVNDAHFEDIYSIIEGDLYINNSSLILDQYSVLIIRGNVIFSNSGSITINGGGSESGEAPSLIILGNVTGSGTITGTNKARLPYVNGTVSDVSVNVNDVTGNAAIENDITEYEDKPDLTTILTNELGPNYVTDLPVELISFEATVNPNNTTLTWSTASEQNASHFDVMRSNDKRNWEVLATIEAAGNSNVKRDYKFVDNDLLTAVTYYKLVQVDFDEAYEEFGPLTVFPNGVEKTLTANVFPNPSTESSKIQIDGLSLGNSIELSVIDKSGRMIYQDTIKDSPESLLYNLETRTTLYPGNYLIIIQSGNEKVVKRYIQQ
- a CDS encoding DUF1304 domain-containing protein, whose protein sequence is MQIIISILIVIVALLHLYFLYFEMFAWETKGRKVFNKFPKELFASTKEMAANQGLYNGFLAAGLIWSLFITSVEWADNVALFFLSCVTVAGLYGAYSVDKKIFFIQGIPAVITILLIVFK